Within Runella rosea, the genomic segment TTGCGGCGATTTGGTCGAGACTTTTGAGAAAGAATTTGCCGCGTATTGCGGCAGTAAGTACGCCGTTAGCTGCGTCAACGGCTCAGTGTCGTTGCGGTTGGCGCTGATTGCCTGTGGCGTAAAGCCCGGCGATGAGGTCATCGTACCGCCTTATACGTTCATTGCCACGGCCTCCACGGTCATTGAGGCCAACTGCGTGCCCGTGTTTGTGGATCTGGACCCCGATACGTACAACATTAGCCCCCAAGCCATCGAGGCCGCCATTACCCCACGCACCAAAGTTATCATTCCTGTGCATTTTGGTGGACAGTCTTGCGACATGGACGCCATCATGGACATTGCCAAACGCCACAATCTCCGCGTCATAGAAGATGCCGCCCACGCCCACGGAGCCGAATACAAAGGCAAAAAACTGGGCTCCATCGGCCATGTGGGCAGTTTTAGTTTTCAATCTTCCAAAAACCTCACAGCAGGCGAAGGCGGAATCGTGGTGACGGACGATGATGAACTCTACGCCATGATGAACTCCCTCCGTAACGTGGGCCGCATCGAAGGCGGGCAGTGGTACGACCATTATAATCCGGGCTGTAATTATCGCATTACGCAAATGCAGGCGGTATTGCTCTCGGCCCAGCTCAAACGGTTGGAGGCGCAGACCATTACACGGGACGAAAATGGTCTGTATTTGAACGCTTTGTTGGAACAAATCGACGGCATTACCCCGTTGAAACGCGACTTGGACATCACCCTGCATTGTTACCATATTTACATTTTCAAATACGACCAAACGTACTTTGGCGGACTGAGCAAAATCGAATTTGTGGAGCGTTTGGCGGCAGAAGGTGTGCCCTGTTTCCGAGGATACCCGCATCCGTTGTACAAACAGCCGTTGTT encodes:
- a CDS encoding DegT/DnrJ/EryC1/StrS family aminotransferase, which codes for METAEKTVRKTFSWPIFDETEVEAVADVVRSGKWGNPDCGDLVETFEKEFAAYCGSKYAVSCVNGSVSLRLALIACGVKPGDEVIVPPYTFIATASTVIEANCVPVFVDLDPDTYNISPQAIEAAITPRTKVIIPVHFGGQSCDMDAIMDIAKRHNLRVIEDAAHAHGAEYKGKKLGSIGHVGSFSFQSSKNLTAGEGGIVVTDDDELYAMMNSLRNVGRIEGGQWYDHYNPGCNYRITQMQAVLLSAQLKRLEAQTITRDENGLYLNALLEQIDGITPLKRDLDITLHCYHIYIFKYDQTYFGGLSKIEFVERLAAEGVPCFRGYPHPLYKQPLFQNKNFMCYAIPDEVDYTHVNCPVAERACSDEAVWILQHAMLGTKEDMESFAAAILKVQSEV